One region of Bubalus bubalis isolate 160015118507 breed Murrah chromosome 15, NDDB_SH_1, whole genome shotgun sequence genomic DNA includes:
- the LOC123329371 gene encoding serine/threonine-protein kinase MARK2: MAKSAIESYAILHTIGEGQFAKVKLAQHVLTKEVVDIKVNPKTNQRSSGLKEQNQEVNSIKTINHPNIVKLLEVIDTEEALFIIMEYVSGGDLFIYLEAKGRVTEGEARGLSRQLLSALQHCHQRGVVHRDLKLGNLLLDANNNAKISDFGLSNQWHPQKKLDTLRQPHVHGPRTLPGEALHRPRGGCVEPRWCPVHHGNWIPPLRGTIFLGAAAACA; encoded by the coding sequence ATGGCCAAGTCCGCTATTGAGAGCTATGCGATCCTTCACACGATTGGTGAAGGCCAATTCGCCAAAGTGAAGTTGGCCCAGCATGTTCTGACCAAGGAGGTGGTAGACATTAAGGTCAATCCAAAGACAAATCAGAGGTCCTCCGGCCTCAAGGAACAGAATCAAGAGGTTAACAGCATAAAAACCATAAACCACCCGAATATTGTAAAACTACTAGAAGTGATTGATACTGAGGAGGCTCTATTTATAATAATGGAGTATGTCAGTGGAGGAGACTTGTTCATCTACTTGGAGGCCAAAGGCCGCGTGACGGAGGGGGAGGCCCGAGGCCTGTCCCGCCAGCTGCTCTCGGCTCTGCAGCACTGCCACCAGCGGGGCGTGGTGCACCGGGACTTGAAGCTGGGCAACCTCCTCCTCGACGCCAACAACAACGCCAAGATCTCCGACTTCGGCCTTAGCAACCAGTGGCACCCACAAAAGAAGCTAGACACTTTGCGGCAGCCCCACGTTCATGGCCCCAGAACTCttcctggggaggccttacacagGCCTAGAGGAGGATGTGTGGAGCCTCGGTGGTGTCCTGTACACCATGGTAACTGGATCCCTCCCCTTCGGGGGACAATATTTCTGGGAGCTGCGGCAGCGTGTGCTTAG